In Melitaea cinxia chromosome 4, ilMelCinx1.1, whole genome shotgun sequence, a single genomic region encodes these proteins:
- the LOC123670387 gene encoding uncharacterized protein LOC123670387, with translation MDSLCGRCQESVHDGVMCNSCAQSFHFACGGITEQGYRKLGDRKSHWRCSTCKSSNKATGKTTASPGSLTPQRSLTLENVMQELDKINLKLSPLQSLSADVDLIKKDIAQFKVVEESLTNKIKLLEQKVQIVENFKDELSSLKSRVGALEEDMHTNEQWLRTNNVEIKGVPQKATENLFDIVGKIGNLVMYPVARQNINFVTRIPSRGRASNAKSILVSFINKYSKEDFVAAARQKSFTPADIGLQGSQKIYVNDHLTTRNKQLLTKAKALARENNIQYVWVKHAKIFTRKNSTSPVVPIMKESDLEKIGANLNNSGFDLN, from the coding sequence ATGGATTCTCTTTGCGGTCGTTGCCAAGAATCTGTACATGATGGTGTGATGTGTAATTCATGTGCACAGAGCTTTCATTTTGCTTGTGGCGGGATTACTGAACAAGGATACCGAAAGCTTGGTGATCGTAAATCTCATTGGCGATGTTCCACTTGCAAGTCATCTAATAAAGCAACAGGTAAGACCACTGCTTCACCTGGTTCGCTAACACCTCAACGCTCTCTAACCCTTGAGAACGTCATGCAGGAGTTAGATAAGATCAACCTCAAACTATCACCCCTTCAAAGTTTGTCTGCTGATGTTGATTTAATCAAGAAGGACATCGCACAGTTCAAAGTGGTTGAGGAAAgtcttactaataaaataaaattgcttgaACAGAAGGTGCAGATAGTGGAAAACTTCAAAGATGAGCTAAGTTCGCTTAAGTCACGAGTGGGAGCACTTGAAGAAGACATGCATACTAATGAACAATGGCTTCGAACAAATAATGTCGAAATCAAGGGTGTACCACAAAAGGCGACGGAAAATCTCTTTGACATTGTCGGAAAAATTGGAAACCTAGTAATGTATCCAGTTGCGAGGCAGAATATCAATTTTGTAACTAGGATTCCATCACGAGGCAGAGCATCAAACGCCAAATCTATCTTGGTGTCTTTCATTAATAAGTATAGTAAAGAGGATTTTGTGGCAGCGGCTCGACAAAAATCGTTTACTCCTGCTGATATCGGATTGCAGGGGTCACAGAAAATATATGTCAATGATCATCTGACTACTCGTAATAAGCAATTGCTGACAAAAGCTAAAGCACTCGCAAGAGAAAATAATATACAGTATGTCTGGGTTAAGCATGCTAAAATCTTCACTAGAAAGAACTCCACGTCTCCAGTGGTACCCATCATGAAGGAAAGTGACCTTGAAAAAATCGGTGCTAACCTAAATAATTCAGGATTTGATTTAAACTAG